Genomic segment of Gigantopelta aegis isolate Gae_Host chromosome 10, Gae_host_genome, whole genome shotgun sequence:
CAAGAAacaaagtaccaatataaagtgacgtaatcagatatgatgttccctgatattttaaacgttcatccatcaatgaacaaacgtaccaatataaagtgacgtaatcagatatgacgttccctgatattttaaacgttcatccatcaatgaacaaacgtaccaatataaagtgacgtaatcagatatgacgttccctgatattttaaacgttcatccatcaatgaacaaacgtaccaatataaagtgacgcaatcagatatgacgttccctgatattttaaacgttcatccatcaatgaacaaacgtactaatataaagtgacgtaatcagatatgacgttccctaatattttaaacgttcatccatcaatgaacaaacgtaccaatataaagtgacataatcagatatgacgttccctgatattttaaatgttcatCCATCAAGAAacaaagtaccaatataaagtgacgtaatcagatatgatgttccctgatattttaaacgttcatccatcaatgaacaaacgtaccaatataaagtgacgtaatcagatatgacgttccctgatattttaaacgttcatccatcaatgaacaaacgtaccaatataaagtgacgtaatcagatatgacgttccctgatattttaaacgttcatccatcaatgaacaaacgtaccaatataaagtgacgcaatcagatatgacgttccctgatattttaaacgttcatccatcaatgaacaaacgtactaatataaagtgacgtaatcagatatgacgttccctgatattttaaacgttcatccatcaatgaacaaacgtaccaatataaagtgacataatcagatatgatgttccctgatattttaaatgttcatCCATCAAGAAacaaagtaccaatataaagtgacgtaatcagatatgacgttccctgatattttaaacgttcatccatcaatgaacaaatgtaccaatataaagtgacgtaatcagatatgacgttccctgatattttaaacattcatccatcaatgaacaaacgtaccaatataaagtgacataatcagatatgatgttccctgatattttaaacgttcattgagaaatgaacaaacgtactaatataaagtgacgtaatcagatatgacgttccgtgatattttaaacattcatccatcaatgaacaaagtaccaatataaagtgacgtaatcatatatgacgttccctgatattttaaacgttcatccatcaatgaacaaacgtaccaatataaagtgacgtaatcatatatgacgttccctgatatTTTAAACGTTCATCGATCAATAAacaaagtaccaatataaagtgacgtaatcatatatgacgttccctgatattttaaacattcacagagaaatgaacaaatgtactaatataaagtgacgtaatcagatatgacgttccctgatatTTTAAACGTTCATCCGTCAATGAacaaagtaccaatataaagtgacgtaatcatatatgacgttccctgatattttaaacattcatcGATCAATAAacaaagtaccaatataaagtgacgtaatcatatatgacgttccctgatattttaaacattcacAGAGAAATGAACAAACGTACTAATATAAAGTGACGTAATCAAATATGACGTTCcttgatattttaaacattcatcaagaaatgaacaaacgtACCAATAGAAAGTGACGTAATCATATATGATGTTCCCTGATATTTTAAACGTTCATCCATCAATAAacaaagtaccaatataaagtgacataatcatatatgacgttccctgatattttaaacattcacagagaaatgaacaaacgtactaatataaagtgacgtaatcagatatgacgttccctgatattttaaacgttcatccatcaatgaacaaacgtaccaatataaagtgacataatcatatatgacgttccctgatattttaaatgttcatCCATCAAGAAacaaagtaccaatataaagtgacgtaatccgatatgacgttccctgatatTTTAAACGTTCATCCATCAAGGAacaaagtaccaatataaagtgacataatcagatatgacgttccctgatatTTTAAACGTTCATCCATCAAGGAacaaagtaccaatataaagtgacataatcagatatgacgttccctgatattttaaacattcatccatcaatgaacaaacgtaccaatataaagtgacgtaatcagatatgatgttccctgatattttaaacgttcatccatcaatgaacaaacgtaccaatataaagtgacgtaatcagatatgacgttccctgatattttaaacgttcatccatcaatgaacaaacgtagcaatataaagtgacgtaatcatatatgacgttccctgatattttaaacgttcatcgagaaatgaacaaacgtaccaatataaagtgatgtaataatatatcacgttccctgatattttaaacgttcattgagaaatgaacaaacgtaccaatataaagtgatgtaataatatatcacgttccctgatattttaaacgttcatcgagaaatgaacaaacgtaccaatataaagtgatgtaataatatatcacgttccctgatattttaaactttcattgagaaatgaacaaacgtaccaatataaagtgacgtaatcatatatgacgttccctgatcaCTATCTTTGTTATTATGAAGTTATTTGAGTTGCGAACGTGATATGAATTTATTTACATCTCCTAGGTCTTTCCGCAGTGACCGGACAATCATGAATTTTATGTCTTAGTTGTtaagtttttaacaaaataaattgttcGGCTTGGATTCATGGAAAGATGTTGACTATATTTCATtcttaaataaaattgcaacaTGTCGACAGTGCGACAAAACATGAACTTGTTTGATGATGAAAACACCCCCCAGCTCCCAAGTTAAGTGCTTATAAACTGcatcattttatccacatttgattgaTGTTGTTATCTGACAGGTTTATTACTTTCTCCATATTTAATAGTGAACAGAATACAACACAGGCTTTTACAATCAATCCCTCTACAAACGGGATACCCACTGAACTTACTTGCGCCCAATTTGACGCATGGGTTTAGGGTAGAGGAGATTCACAGCATCATGTAAATTTGtatgtactagtatatgaaaCAGTGCATGCTTaacaattttaacattattttaacatttggtgaTGGGCACATTTTTATTTAGGGCTTTAACACGTTGACTGCCACCCACGAGTATATTCGTATGCTGAGCGCACCAGATTTTGCCACTACGAGTTTACTCGTAGTAAAACCAGTGCTGTGtcatattaaattaaagttgTTAGCAATGCCGATAACACAATTAGTAACCTTTCAGGCAATGACTAATAACAAATTGATGTAATAatcatgaaattatttattgattaatGTTTGAATATTTTGATTGTGAACACAAGTCGCAGAATTTCATAATGGAAATATCTTGACACATATCTCTCTGACTAAATCATTTATAgttataatgttaaaaattaacataaatacAGGAACAGATTTATTCCTAATGTTTCAGAGCAAGttggactacatgtatgtttgaaacATTCATATAAATGATGAATCAATGATCGTCTTCATCGATGAAAGTCAAAACTATAACACAGCGatcaaaagaatttttttttttgccatgtaTAATGTGTCTATGTTTGAACTATTAATAAACGTGGGTTTATTGTCAGTGTCATATTGAATTGGTATGTCCATTATTCTGACATGTGATAAACTTTgaaacattttcccacacaaagAGCTGGCTTCCCGGGGCAGACTTCACAGATGTAATGGGATTCCCGTCTCGTACCGGCCTTTGTGCACACTCGGCAAGGTTTGGTAGCTCGCTCTTTCTTCTCTGTGGGAGGCAGTGGTGCAAGGTAATGGAATGTCTCATTTACTGGAGCCTGGGAATGTGCTGGGCTGTGGTCACGTAATTTCTCATAGACATCACCAAGCAGGTGAATCTGGTCACGAAATTTTAATAGCTTCATCTGCTCTCTGTTGTTTGTGTTATACAGGATGTGGGCATTTAGAAGAAACACTTGTAGGATATGCAGGACAATCTTCTTATACCACCGGATTGTCTTGCGCAGCACCGAGTAGTAAGACAGCATTTGATCTGACCTGTCTACTCCATCCATGCCATTGTTGTAATCTTGGACTGTGTTTGGCTTTCTTGACAGCTTGTCATTCCGATTTCTAACATTAACCATCTCAATTCGATGCATGTTGCTGATTGTAAGAACTTCGCGTTTGTCTTTCCATTTGTAAACTGCCACTGATTCAGACCACTTCCAAACATGTTCCCCCTTCTTCAACTTCTATTTGATCAAATCTTTTGGATTTTCTTTTCTGTCAAATCGCAGAGTTCCACAAAGATAGGTTGATCGGTTTGTCATCTTCTTCACCAGACTCACAGAATTGTAATAATTATCTGTGTACACCACATGGCCTTTGTCTAGGTAGCCGTCCAAGAGGTCTAGAACAGTTGCAGCAGCTTGACCATAGCCGTTATCATCAGTTAGGTGGACGCCACTGTATACCTGAATCTTCAGAACAGTGCCTCGAGGCTCGCACAGTTCATAGAGTTTGATTCCATATTTATGACATTTATTCTTGATATACTGGCGAAACAGCAATCTGCCATGCCAAAGTACCATGGACTCATCAATAGAGAGATCCTTCTCTGCGTATCTTGAACAGGCGATCGTCATTATGTTGATCATTGTCTGCAAAATGCCAGAAATGCAAAAGTAGTTGGAAACGGTTGTGGCTCATGACATCACCAAAAAATGGCGAACTGTATAGAACATCAGTACTCCAGTAGTGTTGTATAGTAGGCAAGTTTTTTGGACCCATGTGAAGCAACAATGCAATGAACTGTTTCATTTTCTAAGCATCTGTGTCCTTCCAAGATTTCAAACGTGATTCTCTTCTTAAAGGACGTTGCTTGTTTATTTCTGCTGCAGCATATCGATTTGTTTCTGTAACCATTTTATCTATCAACTGTGGTGTcagaaataaatcaaaatatgcACTGGGCAATGTATCCTGTAAGTCCAGAGTTTTCAGTGAAAGCAAAGTCAGGTGGATCTTGGGCAACATCTGACCATGTATGCATTGGGACAGCACGATTTCCATGTCCACCTGCTCCATTCCGTCCTGTACCTAGTGCTGGGTTGGAAACTGCTTGTCTATCAAACAAAATTGCAGCTCTACCTTGACCACGATATCGTACACTTCGACCTCTAGCTGGTGTAACCGCACCATGCCCACCACGGCCATCACCTCTTCCAGGAGTTCCACGACCACAAGGTCCTCGAGTGCGAACACCACGAAATCTAGACCTACCACGTGTTGCCTGTTGTACCCCATCGTCACTTGAAACTATGAGTCTGATGAAATCATTGTATCACCTTCTTCACTGCTCCAATTAGTATGAAGATCTAATGAATCAGTATCACTGATATCCATATCAGGATCATCACTTTCCTCATCGGTTTCCATCATCAAAGCGGCAACTTGCTCAGCAGAAAGGTTTCTAGTCGCCATTTTGGAAAGTAGCAAGTACTGAGTATCAAAATTACGTAACGAAAACCAATGACGCAATAAAATCTGGGAGGCACGTGATTCATAGCTGGCAAATACAATATAGTGATTGCATAATGTTGCCAGACTACGACTTGTACTTGGCAtaccaaataaaaatgttatatttcattgccagcatatatgtataaaataacatAGAAATAACATTTATGGGTAAATAAAGGAAATGCATATCTTTATATGACTTGGCAAAATGGACCAGCCGCCATTTTTTTTATGGCAGTCAACATGTTAACTTTTCCTTCTGCATCCACCTCCTGCCCTACATAGATAATCAAATGGaaatattggcggacaagtAGATCTTGTGGTatacttgtccggtggacaagtgatatttttcttatttctatcaTTGGAAAATTATGTCACAGGTTATTAATACGGTAGCATACGGCTGTAGGCGGTGGCTGCTGGCGTTCATCAGCACATAAATTTATACTTTAAACATCATCGAGCACTCGCTGTAAATTGGCGCATGTCGGCATCAAAAGTTCCAGAGATCAATTGTGTTGAACTTTCAAGATGTGCGCTTGCAAACGCCAataattcagccaatcagaagtaGCCACATCATTCGAGAACACACATAATAGGGAGTTTTACTCATTTAGGCCTACTTGGTttactcattctctgattgggttttccccgtcccaacttcacaactggacaaagttcatggtatgtgctatcctgtctgtgagatgatgcatacaaaatatcccttgctactaatgggaaaatgtagagggtttccccTCTAACTATCAGAATGACCACTATGTttctgacgtccaatagccgatgattaaacagTC
This window contains:
- the LOC121383907 gene encoding piggyBac transposable element-derived protein 4-like, giving the protein MHRIEMVNVRNRNDKLSRKPNTVQDYNNGMDGVDRSDQMLSYYSVLRKTIRWYKKIVLHILQVFLLNAHILYNTNNREQMKLLKFRDQIHLLGDVYEKLRDHSPAHSQAPVNETFHYLAPLPPTEKKERATKPCRVCTKAGTRRESHYICEVCPGKPALCVGKCFKVYHMSE
- the LOC121383908 gene encoding piggyBac transposable element-derived protein 4-like; the encoded protein is MGYNRQHVVGLDFVVFALEDLVVVELLEEVMAVVGMVRLHQLEVEVYDIVVKTMINIMTIACSRYAEKDLSIDESMVLWHGRLLFRQYIKNKCHKYGIKLYELCEPRGTVLKIQVYSGVHLTDDNGYGQAAATVLDLLDGYLDKGHVVYTDNYYNSVSLVKKMTNRSTYLCGTLRFDRKENPKDLIK